TTATTCCAGTTTTAAATAAAGTTGATTTACCATCAGCAAATCCTGAAGAAGTAACTGATGATATTGTTGATTTATTAGGTTGTGAACCTGAAGAGGTAATTCACGCAAGTGGAAAAACAGGTTTTGGAGTAGAAAATATTTTAGAAGCAATTATTAAAAAAGTTCCAGCGCCAACAGGAAATCCTGATGCGCCTTTAAAAGCTTTAATTTTTGATTCTGTTTATAATTCTTACAGAGGAATTGAAACTTACTTTAGAGTAATTGATGGTTCTATTAAAAAGAATCAGCGTATTCAATTTATGTCAACAGGTACGGAATATAAAGCCGATGAAGTTGGTACTTTAAAACTAGAACAAGAAGTAAAGCAAGAAGTAAAAACAGGAGATGTAGGATATTTAATTACAGGAATTAAAGTTGCAAAAGAAGTAAAAGTAGGAGATACAATTACCGACTTTGAAAATCCAACAGAAAGCCTTATCGATGGTTTTGAAGATGTAAAACCAATGGTTTTTGCAGGTATTTATCCTGTTGATACAGAGGATTACGAAGAATTACGTAATTCAATGGAAAAATTACAATTAAACGATGCTTCTTTGGTGTTTCAACCAGAAAGTTCAGCAGCATTAGGTTTTGGTTTTCGATGTGGATTCTTAGGAATGTTACACATGGAAATTATCCAAGAACGTTTAGAACGTGAATTTAATATGACAGTAATTACTACTGTTCCCAACGTTTCTTATCACGCATACACAAAGAAAAATCCTACGGAAATTGTATTATTAAATAATCCGACAGATTTACCTGATCCATCAAGATTAGAAAAAGTTGAAGAACCTTTTATTAAAGCATCAATAATTACAAAATCTGATTTTGTTGGACAAGTAATGTCGCTTTGTATTGAAAAAAGAGGGGAAATTGTAAATCAAACATATTTAACTACCGAAAGAGTTGAATTAACTTTTGATATGCCTTTAGCAGAAATTGTATTTGATTTTTATGATAGATTAAAAACAGTTTCAAAAGGGTATGCTTCTTTTGATTATTCGCCAATCGGAATGCGTACTTCTAAATTAGTTCGTGTAGATATTCTATTAAATGGTGATCCTGTTGATGCACTTTCAGCATTATTACATGCAGATAATGCCTATACAATCGGTAAGAAAATTGTAGAAAAATTAAAACAATTAATACCAAGACAGCAGTTTGATATTCCTATTCAAGCAGCAATTGGAGCTAAAATTATCGCCAGAGAAACAACTAAAGCTTTACGTAAAGATGTAACAGCAAAATGTTATGGTGGTGATATTTCTAGAAAACGTAAGTTATTAGAAAAGCAGAAAAAAGGTAAGAAAAGAATGCGTCAAGTTGGTAATGTAGAAATTCCACAAGAAGCATTTATGGCAGTTTTAAAATTGAATGATTAAAGAATAAAAAAAAAGGGGAAGTTTTTAAAACTTCCCCTTTTTTTTAATATAAATTATTTACAAGTCACTCCAGCTGTATCCATAGACTCAATATATTTGTCAAAAGTCGTTCCTTCTGGAAGACGACTTATTGATGTCTCTTGTCCTAAAACGGTCACTGTTATTGTACCGTCTCCATTATCACAATATTTAGTAGTGATAGACCCCATCATTTCACATTCTTTACAAGAGTTAACGCTCTCCTCAGCATTATTATCATCATCAGAACAAGAAACAAAAGCAACAGAAGCTAACACAGCAATAGATAAAATAAATTTTTTCATAATATAATAATTTTTTTAAAAATAATATGGCGATTTAACATAATATTTCGAATTATTAAATGTTTATTTATTTATGAGGTGATTCTTAATTTAGTATAAATAAGATGTAAAAGGAAGCTACAATACTAATCTCTACTTCCTAAAATACGTAATCCCCAATATAATAACATTGCTAAAGAACCTAATGCCGCAACTAAATATGTTCTTGCTGCCCATTTTAAAGCATCTTTAGAACCTGCTAATTCTTCACGAGTTACAATGTGTTTATCTTCTAACCAAGCCAAAGCCCTGTTACTTGCATCATATTCAACAGGTAAAGTAACGAAACTAAAAAGTGTACCTACAGCCATAAAAATTAAACCTGCAATAGCAATATAAAAACCAATTCCAGAGTTACCAGAAGCAGCACCAAAAGCAATTCCACCAATAACCATCCATTGCGAATATTTAGAGGTAATACTTACCATTGGCACTAATTTAGAACGCATTTCTAAATATTGATAAGCTCTTGCACGTTGTACAGCATGCCCAACTTCATGAGCTGAAACTGCTGCTGCGGCTGCATTTCTTTGGTTGTAAACACCTTCACTTAAATTAACTGTTTTGTTTTGAGGGTTATAATGATCGGTTAACATTCCTGGAGTAGAAATAACTTTTACGTCATTAATACCGTGATCATTTAACATTTTTTCAGCTATTTCAGCGCCACTCATTCCATTTTTTAAATGAACTTTTGAGTATTTTTTAAATTTTCTTTTAAGCATACTACTTACTAACCAGCTACATAAAGAGATAATACCTATTAAAATATAAAATCCTATCATAATTTATTTTGTTTTAAAAATTTGCATCATTTTTGATTGATAAATTTACAAAATTATTCCATAATTAAATTACGTCTTATAAAATATCATCACGTTAAATACAACTATGAGTTATTCATCATTTTTTTTTGGGGATAAAAACTAAGAATATCAATAGTATTAATATTTTAGAGCTATTTTTATATTATTCATTCTATTTTGATAGAAAATACTAATTATTGCTTATTGTATAAATATAATAAAGAGATTATAGCTATCAATTTATAAAAATCGACTAAAATTAATGGAGTATTAAAAATTTGCATCATTTTGTTTGATAGCTTTACAATCTGTTTTTTACAGTTAAATTACTTAATAATAAATTTTTCATAATGTCAAATACCCCTAAAATTTTAATAGTATATACAGGAGGAACTATTGGTATGGTTAAAGACTATAAAACAGGTGCTTTAAAAGCTTTTGATTTTAGTCAGATATCTAGTAAAATACCCGAATTACAGCAATTAAATTGTGAAATTTCTACTATTTCATTTGATGAAGCTATAGATTCATCAAATATGAATGTGAACTATTATATTGATATCGCCCAAATTATTGCTGATAATTATGAGCAATTTGATGGTTTTGTAGTACTTACAGGTTCTGATACGATGTCATATACATCATCGGCAATTAGTTTTATGTTTGAAAATTTACAAAAACCAGTTATTTTTACAGGATCACAATTACCAATTGGTGATTTACGAACAGATGCGAAAGAAAATTTAATTACTTCGATACAAATTGCATCAACTAGCGAAAATCGAAAACCAGTAATACAAGAGGTCGGTTTATATTTTGAATATAAATTATACAGAGCCAACAGAACTACAAAAATAAATGCAGAACAATTTGAGGCTTTTGCTTCGATGAATTATCCGCCTTTAGTAGTAAGTGGTGTTCATTTAAATTTTAATCACCCAGTATTATTTAAACATTGAAAAAGAAGAAAATAAACTTATCTTCAGAAAAAAATTAGACAATAATGTGGCTATTTTAAAGTTATTTCCAGGGATAACAGCATCGGTTGTTAATAGTTTTATAAATATACCCTATTTGAAAGGAATTATTTTAGAAACGTATGGTTCTGGAAATGCACCTACCGAAAAATGGTTTATAAATTTATTGGAAAAAGCAGTTGCTAAAGGTATCTATATTATTAACGTAACTCAGTGTGCAGGGGGCAGTGTTATTTTAGGACATTATGAAACCAGTTCTGATTTAAAACGCATCGGAATTGTAGACGGAAAAGACATCACAACAGAGACTGCTGTTGCTAAAATGATGTACTTGTTAGGCGAAAAGTTATCAAAAGAAGAGTTTAAACATTATTTTGAAACATCGTTAAGAGGTGAAATTAATTAAAATGCATTGTTTTAACTAAATTAATAGCTATAACTGTCTGAAATAGTTGTTGAAACAAAAATGTATTATAAATAACCTTAATTTTTTTAATGTACCAAGATTTTTTTGTTACTTGCCACTCTGAAAATAAAACTTTATTGAAGTACGAGTAAATAATTACTTATTTGTAAAAATTTAAGTTTTTTCTAGTAAAATTTGTATTTTTAACCCATTAACTATTTAAAATTAATTATAACAAAATGAAGAAAGTAGTAAATTTCCTAACTGTTGCAGGATTTATGTTTTTAGGGGCTATTCAGTCAACTTATGCTCAAGAAGCAGAAAAAACTTTTCACCAAGAGTTAAAACAACGTTTTATTGAAGGAGATCCTCAGTTTATGGGTATCGTATTGGTAGCTTTAATCTTAGGATTAGCAATCGCAATTGAAAGAATTATTTATTTAAACATGGCTACAACTAATACTAAGAAATTAGTAGCAAGTGTAGATGATGCTTTAAGTTCTGGTGGTATTGAAGCTGCTAAAGAAGTTTGTAGAAATACAAAAGGACCTGTTGCTTCTATCTTTTTCCAAGGATTAGAAAGAGCTGACGAAGGTTTAGAAGCTGCTGAAAAAGCTGTAGTAGGTTATGGTGGTGTACAGATGGGGTTATTAGAGAAAAATGTTTCTTGGTTATCTTTATTTATTGCATTAGCACCGATGTTAGGGTTCATGGGAACTGTAATTGGTATGATTGAGGCTTTTGATAAGATTGCAGTAGCAAATGATATTTCTCCAGCAGTAGTAGCAGGTGGTATTAAAATTGCACTTTTAACAACTGTATTTGGTCTTGTTGCAGCAATTATTTTACAGATTTTTTATAATTATATCGTTTCTAAAATTGATAGTATTGTAAATAATATGGAAGATGCTTCAATCTCTTTAATCGACTTATTAGCTAAGTATAAAAAATAATCAATCATATGAATAATAAAATATTAACATTACTTGTAGCTGCAATATCACTTATCGGTGTTGCGTTATTTGTAAACGTTGTAATAATAGACAAAGAAAACGTAGAAGCGGTTTCTAACGCTGTTTCTCCTTTAGTAAGTTATTCATATTATTTACTAATTGTAATTGTAATTGTTGCTGTAGTAATTTCACTATTGAGTATGTTTAAAAACCCTGCTGCCTTAAAGAAAACCTTATTAGGTGTTTCAGTTTTAGGTGTGCTTTTAGTGGTATCATACATGTTTTCTTCTAATGGTCAAGTATTAGGTCCTGATCAAGGAGTATTAGTTGCAGAAGGAAGTACTTCTAAATGGGTAGGAACAGGAATTAGTTTTACCATTATTTTAGGTGCAATAGCTGGAGCATTTTTTGTAGTAGATTTATTAAAAGGAATAGTTAAATCATAAGTAAACATGGCAAGAAGAGAAAACCCAGAAATTAATGCAGGTTCTATGGCAGATATTGCATTCTTGCTACTTATCTTTTTCCTTGTAACAACAACAATGGATGTTGATTCAGGTATCCCTAAAAAGTTAGCTGAAAAATCTGATGTTGTACCACCTATTGTAAAAGAGAAAAACATCTTTCAAGTAATTATTAACAGAAATAACCAATTATTCGTAGAGGATGAAGGTATGGAGTTAAAAGACTTAAAAGATGCGGCTGTTAAATTTATAGATAACGGTGGTGGTGTTGGTAATCCGATGCCAGGGAAAGATGCAGGAGCATCTTGTAACTATTGTAAAGGAGCTAAAGATCCAGCTTCATCAGATCATCCAAATAAAGCTATTATTTCTGTTGAAAGTGATAGAGGTACTGAGTTTGGTATGTATGTAGCTGTTCAAAATGAACTGTTAAAAGCATATGCTGAATTACGTAATAAATTATGCCAACAAAAATACGGTATGAGTTTTACTGAATTAGATAAATCTTTTACAGCTGGAGCAAGAAAAGATGATGCATTAAGAAAAAAAGTAGAAGATATTAAGGCGAGTTACCCTCAAATTATATCTGATTCTGAACCAACTAATGTTCAATAGTATTAAAACAATTTAAGTATGTCTAAATTTAAAAATAAGAAAAAAGAGATGCCAGCAGTGAATACTTCTTCACTTCCTGATATTGTTTTTATGTTATTATTCTTTTTCATGGTAACAACGGTAATGAGAGAAAGTGATTTAGCGATAGATGCACCTCGTTTACCTAGTGCTAGTGAAGTAAAGAAACTTGAACGTAAAAGTTTAGTGAGCACTATTTATGTTGGTAAGGCTAAAGATGCTAAATATGGAACGGGTTATAATAGAATCCAGTTAAACGATAAGATTGCTACACCAGATGATGTACCTTCTTTTATTTTCTTAGAAAGAGGAAATGTATCGGAAGCTGAAGTTCCTTTTATGACAACTTCTATAAAGATGGATAAAGAATCGAGTGTTGGAACTTTATCTGATATTCGTGAAAAATTAAGAGATGTAAATGCTCTTAAATTAAGTTTATCTACTCATAAATCAGCAGATATTAAAAAGTAATTACTTTTTAAAAAATAAATACTAAAAAGAGCAATCATATGATTGCTCTTTTTTTATGTAAATAAACTATATTTAACCATAGTTAATTTTTATGAAACACCTTGTAACTTTATTTTTAGTTTTTTTATCAATATGTAGTTATGCTCAAAAAGATTCTTTACAAATAGGCGATCGTTATTGGGAGGATCAATTATATATAAATATTTCATATAATATTTTAAGTAATCAACCAAAAGAATTAAATGTTTCTGGTTTTTCATTCGGTTTTTCAGGTGGTTATATAAAAGATATTCCGCTTGTCAAAAGTAGTAAAATAGCACTAGGAGTTGGTTTAGGTTATGGTTTTGATTCTTTTAATCATCATTTAAAAGTAGTAGAAGAGAATCTAGTAACGTTAAAAGTTGCTAATGTTATAACTGTAGATAAGTTAAAATCACATAATATTGAAATGCCTATTCAGTTTCGATTAAGAACATCAACTGTAAATAGCTATTCTTTTTGGCGAATTTATACAGGGATTAAGCTAAGTTATAATTTAAATAATAGTTTCAGTTATACCGATTCAGATACGATAATTAGTACTTCAAATTTACCAAAATATAATAAGTTTCAAACAGGATTAACACTTTCAGTAGGTTACAGTACTTTTAATTTTCATGTGTATTACGGACTAACACCTATTTTAAAAAATGGTTCTTCAAATAAGAATACTAATATAATCCGAATAGGGTTGAGTTTTTATCTATTATAAAAGGTAAAATGCAAAAAAAGGACTTGCTATACCAATAAAAAAA
The Tenacibaculum pacificus DNA segment above includes these coding regions:
- the lepA gene encoding translation elongation factor 4, which gives rise to MKKIRNFCIIAHIDHGKSTLADRLLDYTGAVTEREKKSQLLDSMDLERERGITIKSHAIQMDYTFEGEDYILNLIDTPGHVDFSYEVSRSIAACEGALLIVDAAQSIQAQTISNLYLALDNDLEIIPVLNKVDLPSANPEEVTDDIVDLLGCEPEEVIHASGKTGFGVENILEAIIKKVPAPTGNPDAPLKALIFDSVYNSYRGIETYFRVIDGSIKKNQRIQFMSTGTEYKADEVGTLKLEQEVKQEVKTGDVGYLITGIKVAKEVKVGDTITDFENPTESLIDGFEDVKPMVFAGIYPVDTEDYEELRNSMEKLQLNDASLVFQPESSAALGFGFRCGFLGMLHMEIIQERLEREFNMTVITTVPNVSYHAYTKKNPTEIVLLNNPTDLPDPSRLEKVEEPFIKASIITKSDFVGQVMSLCIEKRGEIVNQTYLTTERVELTFDMPLAEIVFDFYDRLKTVSKGYASFDYSPIGMRTSKLVRVDILLNGDPVDALSALLHADNAYTIGKKIVEKLKQLIPRQQFDIPIQAAIGAKIIARETTKALRKDVTAKCYGGDISRKRKLLEKQKKGKKRMRQVGNVEIPQEAFMAVLKLND
- a CDS encoding zinc metallopeptidase, translated to MIGFYILIGIISLCSWLVSSMLKRKFKKYSKVHLKNGMSGAEIAEKMLNDHGINDVKVISTPGMLTDHYNPQNKTVNLSEGVYNQRNAAAAAVSAHEVGHAVQRARAYQYLEMRSKLVPMVSITSKYSQWMVIGGIAFGAASGNSGIGFYIAIAGLIFMAVGTLFSFVTLPVEYDASNRALAWLEDKHIVTREELAGSKDALKWAARTYLVAALGSLAMLLYWGLRILGSRD
- a CDS encoding asparaginase; amino-acid sequence: MSNTPKILIVYTGGTIGMVKDYKTGALKAFDFSQISSKIPELQQLNCEISTISFDEAIDSSNMNVNYYIDIAQIIADNYEQFDGFVVLTGSDTMSYTSSAISFMFENLQKPVIFTGSQLPIGDLRTDAKENLITSIQIASTSENRKPVIQEVGLYFEYKLYRANRTTKINAEQFEAFASMNYPPLVVSGVHLNFNHPVLFKH
- a CDS encoding MotA/TolQ/ExbB proton channel family protein — protein: MKKVVNFLTVAGFMFLGAIQSTYAQEAEKTFHQELKQRFIEGDPQFMGIVLVALILGLAIAIERIIYLNMATTNTKKLVASVDDALSSGGIEAAKEVCRNTKGPVASIFFQGLERADEGLEAAEKAVVGYGGVQMGLLEKNVSWLSLFIALAPMLGFMGTVIGMIEAFDKIAVANDISPAVVAGGIKIALLTTVFGLVAAIILQIFYNYIVSKIDSIVNNMEDASISLIDLLAKYKK
- a CDS encoding ExbD/TolR family protein, encoding MARRENPEINAGSMADIAFLLLIFFLVTTTMDVDSGIPKKLAEKSDVVPPIVKEKNIFQVIINRNNQLFVEDEGMELKDLKDAAVKFIDNGGGVGNPMPGKDAGASCNYCKGAKDPASSDHPNKAIISVESDRGTEFGMYVAVQNELLKAYAELRNKLCQQKYGMSFTELDKSFTAGARKDDALRKKVEDIKASYPQIISDSEPTNVQ
- a CDS encoding ExbD/TolR family protein — encoded protein: MSKFKNKKKEMPAVNTSSLPDIVFMLLFFFMVTTVMRESDLAIDAPRLPSASEVKKLERKSLVSTIYVGKAKDAKYGTGYNRIQLNDKIATPDDVPSFIFLERGNVSEAEVPFMTTSIKMDKESSVGTLSDIREKLRDVNALKLSLSTHKSADIKK
- a CDS encoding porin family protein, translating into MKHLVTLFLVFLSICSYAQKDSLQIGDRYWEDQLYINISYNILSNQPKELNVSGFSFGFSGGYIKDIPLVKSSKIALGVGLGYGFDSFNHHLKVVEENLVTLKVANVITVDKLKSHNIEMPIQFRLRTSTVNSYSFWRIYTGIKLSYNLNNSFSYTDSDTIISTSNLPKYNKFQTGLTLSVGYSTFNFHVYYGLTPILKNGSSNKNTNIIRIGLSFYLL